One segment of Macrotis lagotis isolate mMagLag1 chromosome 1, bilby.v1.9.chrom.fasta, whole genome shotgun sequence DNA contains the following:
- the LOC141521170 gene encoding transcription elongation factor SPT4-A, with the protein MALETVPKDLRHLRACLLCSLVKTIDQFEYDGCDNCDSYLQMKGNREMVYDCTSSSFDGIIAMMSPEDSWVSKWQRVSTFKPGVYAVSVTGRLPQGIVRELKSRGVVYKSRDTAIKT; encoded by the coding sequence ATGGCGTTGGAGACGGTTCCCAAGGACCTGCGGCACTTGCGAGCTTGTCTTCTCTGTTCCTTGGTTAAGACTATTGACCAATTTGAGTATGATGGCTGTGATAACTGCGACTCATACCTACAGATGAAAGGTAACCGAGAGATGGTATATGACTGTACAAGTTCTTCTTTTGATGGGATCATTGCAATGATGAGTCCGGAGGACAGCTGGGTCTCTAAATGGCAGCGAGTTAGTACTTTCAAGCCTGGAGTTTATGCAGTGTCAGTCACTGGCCGTCTGCCTCAAGGAATTGTTCGGGAGCTGAAGAGCCGAGGTGTGGTCTACAAATCCAGAGACACAGCAATCAAGACTTAG